GCTGATCCAGACTGCCGACACCGATCTACTCGGCGCCGACGGGCTCAAGGTGGTGACACGCGTCGCGCCGACGCCGGCGCAGATCGAGGATCTGCTCTTCGCCTGGCGGGTCGCCAAGTACGTCAAGTCCAACGCCATCGTCTACGCCAAGGATCGCCGCACCATCGGCATCGGCGCCGGTCAGATGAGCCGCGTGGTCAGCGCCAAGATCGCCGGCCTCAAGGCCGCCGAGGCGGGGCTGGAAGTGCGCGGCGCGGTGATGGCGTCCGATGCGTTCTTCCCGTTCCGCGACGGCATCGACGCCGCCGCCGCGGTCGGCATCGGCGCGGTGATCCAGCCGGGCGGCTCGATGCGCGATGCCGAGGTGATCGCCGCCGCCGACGAACACGGCATGGCGATGGTCTTCACCGGCATGCGTCACTTCCGCCACTGAAATCCGCAGAGCCGCGCAGCCTGCCAAAAAGCGCGGCCTCGACCGGCATCCACCCGTCGCGGTTTCCGCTGTCGCGGGGGCTCATACGAAGCGCTGTACCAGCTGCCGCCATTCCTCTTCGGGCGATCCCGCGAACGGCGCCATGCCGGCTCGGCGATACCAGTAGCGGGCGTTGTCCAGATCGCCCTCCAGCCGATGCAGATGCGCGTGGATCGCGGCGGCGCCGGCATCGGCGAGCGGCTGCACCAGGCGGTGCGCGCGGTCGAGCTCGCCGCGATGCAGCCACCACAGCGCCTGCAGGTGTGCGGGCAGGTCCTGCGGCGGCTGCGCATCGGCGAGCGAGGCGAGAAAGGTGGATCGGTCCATGGCGTTTTTTGCGATCGGTTTTCCTCACGTCCCTTTGTGCGGCGCTCTGCAAGGCTTGGCAAGAGCCTTCGCGAGGAAACGGCCATGCGTTACCGGCTTTACTACTGGACCGGCATCCAGGGCCGCGGCGAGTTCGTCCGCCTGGCGCTGGAGGATGCCGGCGCCGACTATGTGGACGTCTGTCGCGTGCAGGGCGATGCGGCCATGCAGCCTTTCCTGGCGGGCAAGGCGTCCGGCACGCGTCCATTCGCGCCACCGTTCCTCAAGCACGGCCGCCGGGTGCTGGCGCAGACGGCGGCGATCCTTGCCTATCTGGCGCCGCGGCATGGCCTGGTGAGCACCGCCGAAAGCGCGCGCTGGAAGGCGCATCAGCTGCAGTTGACCATCGCCGACCTGGTCACCGAGGTGCACGACACCCACCATCCGATCGCCGCGAGTCTCTATTACGAGGACCAGCGCGAGGCGGCGCTGGCCCGGGCCAGCGCCTTCCGGCGCGAGCGGCTGCCCAAGTACCTCGACTATGGCGAGCAGATGCTGGCGGCCGGCGGCGGCCGGTACCTGCTGGGCCGGCCTACCTATGTCGATCTGTCGCTGTTCCAGCTGATGGCCGGGCTGGACTATGCCTTTCCCCGCGCGATGCGGCGGCTGCGCCGGCGGACCGTGCGTCTGCGCGCGCTGGCCGCGCGGGTGGCCGAGCGGCCGCGCATCGCCGCCTACCTCGCTTCGCCACGGCGGCTCGCGTTCAACGAAAACGGCATCTTCCGCCACTATCCCGAACTCGACGACTGACCGGCTCAGAACAGCGCGATCACCACCGCGCCGGCGACGATCAGGCCGCCGCCGATCAGGAGCGGCAGGCTCGGTTTCTCGCCGAGGAACACCAGCGCCAGCACGATCGCGATGGCCACGCTCAGCTTGTCGATCGGCGCCACCCGACTCACCGGCCCGAGCTGCAGCGCGCGGTAGTAGCACAGCCATGACAGCCCGGTGGCCAGCGCCGAGAGCACCAGGAAGGTCCAGCTCTTCCACGAAGCCGGCTCGGGCCGGGCCCATTCGCCGCGCACGCTGATGAGAACGGCGGTGAACAGCACGATCACCACGGTGCGGACGAAGGTGGCGAGATTGCTGTTCATGCCGGCCACGCCGAGCTTGCCGAACAGCGCGGTGAGCGCGGCGAAGAACGCCGAACCCAGCGCATACGGCAACCAGCTGGCGCGCCACGTCATGAAAAACCGGCTCAGTCGCCGCTGGAGGAGGCCGCCGCCGGCGGGCTCTTGCCCCATTCCAGCAGCTTGTACATGGCCGGGTTGTCCGGCCGCTTGCCGTGTTCGTCGACCATCCGCCCCTGCGGGTCGACCATGTAGGTCTGCGGCACGCCGCCGCGCGGCGTGATCACCACCATGTAGACCTGCCCGCTGCGGCGGTATTCCTGGATGGTGGTGTCGCCGCGCCGATGCACGCTCACTTCCGGCATCTCGTCCGTGGTGGCCGGCGACGGCTGCGTGGCGGGGGCCGGTGCCGGCGTGGCGGCCGGCGTGGCCTGGGCGGGCTTCACAGGGCTGGCCTTGACGCCCGGATCGTCGATGCCCGGCGGCGGCAGTCCCGGGCCCGGCGGCGCGGTCTGCGCCGTGGCGGCGCAGGCGAACGCGAATCCGGCAAGCGGCAGCAGAGGAATCTTCATGGCGGGCTCCTTGGCGTGCCGCCAAGCATAACAGCGCGGCTTGCGCGCATCGGAGGCGGCGCGGAAGGCCGTGCGAGAATGGCGGCATGCCCAAGCTCGTGCTGATCGACGGTTCCTCGTATCTCTATCGCGCCTTCCACGCGCTGCCGCCGCTGTCCAACGCGCAGGGCGAACCGACCGGCGCGCTGTTCGGCGTGGTCAACATGCTGCGCGCCACGCTGAAGGCGGCGCCGGACTACCTCGCCTTCGTCGCCGATGCGCCCGGGCCCAACTTCCGCAACGAGCTGTATGCGGCCTACAAGGCCAACCGGCCGTCGATGCCCGAGGAGCTGCGCGCCCAGGTCGAGCCGATGCTGGCCATCGTCGAGGCGCTCGGCGTGCCGATCCTGCGCATCCCGGGGGTGGAGGCCGACGACGTCATCGGCACCCTGGCCGAGCAGGCGCACGCGCAGGGCATCGAGGTGGAGATCTCCACCGGCGACAAGGATTTCGCCCAGCTGGTACGGCCCGGCATCACCCTGGTCAACACCATGACCAACACGGTCACCGACACCGCGCGGGTGATCGAGAAGTTCGGCGTGTCGCCCGAGCGGGTGGTCGATTTACTCGCCCTGACCGGCGACAGCATCGACAACGTGCCCGGCGTGCCCAAGTGCGGGCCCAAGACCGCCGCCAAGTGGCTGGCCGAGTACGGTTCGCTCGATGGCGTCATCGCCCATGCCGACGAGATCGGCGGCAAGATCGGCGAGTCGCTGCGCGCGGTGCTGCCGCAGCTGCCGCTCTCGCGCGAGCTGGTGACGATCAAGACCGACGTGCCGCTGGAGCTGCCGGTCACCGCGCTGGTGCGCCGTGCGCCGGACGTGGACGCGCTGCGCGAGCTCTACACCCGCTATGCGTTCAAGGCCGCGCTCAAGGAGCTCGAGGCCGGAGACACCGGTGCCGCCGCCGCTTCGGCGCCTGCCGCGACCGCCGCGGACGAGCTTCCCGCCACGGCAGCGGCGCCGCCCGGTCGCTACGAGCTGGTGCTGACCTGGGAGCAGTTCGACGCCTGGCTCGACAAGCTGCGCGTGGCGCCGCTGATCGCCTTCGACACCGAGACCACCAGCCTGGACGCGATGCGCGCCGAGCTGGTGGGGCTGTCCTTCGCGGTGGAGGCCGGCGCGGCCTGCTACATCCCGGTCGCGCACGAGCATCCCGGCGCGCCGGCGCAG
The DNA window shown above is from Aerosticca soli and carries:
- a CDS encoding EamA family transporter, producing MTWRASWLPYALGSAFFAALTALFGKLGVAGMNSNLATFVRTVVIVLFTAVLISVRGEWARPEPASWKSWTFLVLSALATGLSWLCYYRALQLGPVSRVAPIDKLSVAIAIVLALVFLGEKPSLPLLIGGGLIVAGAVVIALF
- a CDS encoding glutathione S-transferase, with the protein product MRYRLYYWTGIQGRGEFVRLALEDAGADYVDVCRVQGDAAMQPFLAGKASGTRPFAPPFLKHGRRVLAQTAAILAYLAPRHGLVSTAESARWKAHQLQLTIADLVTEVHDTHHPIAASLYYEDQREAALARASAFRRERLPKYLDYGEQMLAAGGGRYLLGRPTYVDLSLFQLMAGLDYAFPRAMRRLRRRTVRLRALAARVAERPRIAAYLASPRRLAFNENGIFRHYPELDD
- a CDS encoding DUF2782 domain-containing protein, producing the protein MKIPLLPLAGFAFACAATAQTAPPGPGLPPPGIDDPGVKASPVKPAQATPAATPAPAPATQPSPATTDEMPEVSVHRRGDTTIQEYRRSGQVYMVVITPRGGVPQTYMVDPQGRMVDEHGKRPDNPAMYKLLEWGKSPPAAASSSGD